Proteins from a single region of Amblyomma americanum isolate KBUSLIRL-KWMA chromosome 10, ASM5285725v1, whole genome shotgun sequence:
- the LOC144107344 gene encoding cuticle protein 10.9-like, whose protein sequence is MFQIVVACIFSCAFAEEVYSNQGYLYDRFQGPLVAAAATPGVSSVEPFYPPQPYSFGYDNVDEYGTQSYHKEKGDANNAKTGSYGYRDASGIYRRVTYVADANGFRATVDTNEPGTAPGYSADATFNARPIRVAAAAKSASAPFPVYAAPPAYAAPNNVYAMRAPWSS, encoded by the exons ATGTTTCAGATTGTCGTTGCTTGCATCTTCTCCTGCGCCTTCGCAGAAGAAGTGTACAGTAACCAGGGCTACCTGTACGACCGCTTTCAGGGCCCGCTTGTAGCAGCGGCTGCTACACCTGGCGTCTCATCCGTGGAGCCCTTCTAT ccgccgcagccATACAGCTTCGGCTACGACAATGTCGACGAGTACGGCACTCAGTCGTACCACAAGGAGAAAGGCGACGCCAACAACGCGAAGACTGGCTCGTACGGCTACCGGGACGCCAGCGGCATCTACAGGCGGGTCACCTACGTCGCCGACGCCAACGGTTTCCGGGCCACTGTGGACACCAACGAGCCGGGCACCGCCCCCGGTTACAGCGCCGACGCCACCTTCAACGCCAGACCGATCCGTGTGGCCGCAGCAGCCAAGTCGGCTTCGGCTCCATTTCCCGTGTACGCTGCACCACCGGCGTACGCCGCCCCAAACAACGTGTACGCCATGCGTGCTCCGTGGTCTTCCTAA
- the LOC144106164 gene encoding uncharacterized protein LOC144106164 produces MKMSQSDLGSIEKEIQCLDCTRIASKVKSLSAAFSDCGVDLNTPCGSTENRTTCWIAWHLPDLNKVLCTVSVQVVEHTPGAFTMNCVSSDDTDYDSFYLESAILVYWLLRCHRCIKRLELAGTVVFLTNFPMLFCKALRVNKGLEQVLIDTTQMWDVWHGMHVSSVLASTLASMSVRLKSLDIQNLMASSTAVQKVASTIRRGAVDRLVARNSMSKRATSKLLRAVGDSSCMNVLEMQGSLILPSTAALLATALKGNTTLRKLSVCYLGADVVGIILTSLKHNTTLEELSLLYAHDISGNTMWDGLQALRTNTSLKRLKLVQTIFTSSCAIVIADILHENTALEELYLSDNPISNLGAQALAKALHENVSLKRLDVSNCRLTEDILSTFAESLARNNTVECVRLGNIDVSEEWSPSFALTQSVFTRLDVSWNTRGLEQWAACIPQDDQSCFRVGWTDDADPSSVAKWFYSALVSCALLTELVISCPETLAPECAKAFVSLLETTNSLKKFTLGTVNRRYNAVTEIICGLARNKTVREAEFRQNLHTDQDIKAVQQLLRTNRTLHRLKFKSYNLGEKAIGSLAQGLENNFVFLSLDFEYSPALKTFPIMCALNRNQSLLNRAVECVLNLCVDVESMQALRLLSTCDSLLDAVAGVSGKTQEECKQLVQEAEYRLSGSV; encoded by the coding sequence ATGAAGATGTCGCAAAGTGATCTTGGCAGCATTGAAAAAGAAATACAGTGTTTGGATTGCACACGGATTGCTAGCAAAGTGAAGAGTTTGTCAGCCGCGTTCAGTGATTGTGGCGTGGACCTCAACACACCTTGCGGCAGCACTGAAAACCGCACTACGTGCTGGATAGCCTGGCACTTGCCCGATTTGAACAAAGTTCTCTGCACAGTCTCTGTGCAGGTCGTGGAGCACACACCTGGTGCATTTACTATGAACTGTGTTTCAAGTGATGACACGGACTACGACAGCTTTTATCTGGAGAGCGCCATACTGGTGTACTGGCTTCTCAGATGTCATCGCTGCATCAAGCGACTTGAGCTTGCTGGTACAGTGGTTTTCCTAACCAACTTTCCTATGCTGTTTTGCAAGGCACTAAGGGTTAACAAAGGTCTAGAGCAAGTCCTTATAGATACCACTCAGATGTGGGATGTTTGGCATGGAATGCACGTGTCCAGCGTCCTGGCTTCTACACTAGCAAGTATGTCGGTTCGCCTCAAGTCTTTGGACATCCAAAACCTCATGGCCTCCAGCACGGCCGTGCAAAAAGTGGCCAGCACTATTAGGAGAGGTGCAGTGGATCGCTTGGTCGCACGCAACAGCATGTCAAAGAGAGCTACATCGAAGCTATTACGTGCAGTAGGTGATTCTTCTTGCATGAATGTTCTTGAGATGCAAGGGTCTCTGATATTACCTTCAACTGCTGCTCTTCTTGCGACGGCTTTGAAGGGGAACACGACACTACGGAAGTTGTCTGTGTGCTATCTGGGTGCAGATGTTGTTGGTATCATCCTTACCTCTCTGAAACACAATACTACTCTCGAGGAGCTGTCACTTCTATACGCGCATGATATATCGGGCAATACAATGTGGGATGGCTTGCAGGCATTGCGGACGAACACCAGCCTCAAGCGCCTGAAGCTCGTCCAGACAATCTTCACAAGCAGCTGTGCAATAGTCATAGCGGACATTCTGCACGAAAACACTGCACTCGAAGAACTCTACCTTTCAGACAATCCCATCAGCAACCTCGGAGCACAGGCATTAGCTAAAGCTCTGCACGAGAACGTTTCTTTAAAGCGCCTCGATGTGTCCAACTGCAGACTGACCGAAGACATTTTGTCAACCTTCGCAGAATCTCTTGCACGAAACAACACTGTAGAGTGTGTGCGTCTCGGGAACATTGATGTTTCCGAGGAATGGTCACCGTCTTTTGCTCTCACACAAAGCGTGTTTACACGTCTTGATGTGTCATGGAACACGCGTGGCCTTGAGCAGTGGGCAGCGTGCATACCGCAAGATGATCAGAGCTGCTTTCGAGTTGGCTGGACAGATGACGCTGATCCTAGTAGCGTCGCAAAGTGGTTTTACTCGGCACTTGTCAGCTGTGCTTTGCTTACGGAACTGGTCATTAGCTGTCCCGAGACACTTGCACCAGAGTGCGCGAAAGCATTTGTCTCTCTTCTGGAGACGACTAATTCGCTGAAAAAGTTTACTCTAGGTACAGTCAACCGACGGTACAATGCTGTGACCGAAATTATCTGTGGTCTTGCTCGGAACAAGACTGTACGTGAAGCGGAGTTTCGTCAGAACCTCCACACTGACCAGGATATCAAGGCAGTTCAGCAATTGCTGCGCACGAACCGAACCTTGCACCGACTTAAGTTCAAGTCGTACAATCTTGGCGAGAAAGCCATCGGTTCGCTTGCTCAAGGATTAGAAAACAACTTTGTGTTTCTTTCTCTAGACTTTGAATACTCCCCAGCATTGAAAACGTTCCCAATTATGTGCGCCCTAAACAGGAATCAATCTCTTCTTAATCGTGCAGTGGAGTGCGTGTTGAACTTATGTGTGGACGTCGAGTCGATGCAAGCTCTTCGTCTTCTTTCCACTTGTGACTCACTTCTGGATGCCGTGGCAGGTGTTTCTGGCAAGACACAGGAAGAATGCAAACAGCTGGTGCAAGAAGCAGAATACCGGCTATCGGGTAGTGTTTGA